One Natator depressus isolate rNatDep1 chromosome 5, rNatDep2.hap1, whole genome shotgun sequence DNA segment encodes these proteins:
- the PDE4D gene encoding 3',5'-cyclic-AMP phosphodiesterase 4D isoform X9: MPEANYLLSVSWGYIKFKRMLNRELTHLSEMSRSGNQVSEYISNTFLDKQHEVEIPSPTQKEKEKKKRPMSQISGVKKLMHSSSLTNSSIPKFGVKTEQEDVLAKELEDVNKWGLHVFKIAELSGNRPLTVIMHTIFQERDLLKTFKIPADTLITYLMTLEDHYHADVAYHNNIHAADVVQSTHVLLSTPALEAVFTDLEILAAIFASAIHDVDHPGVSNQFLINTNSELALMYNDSSVLENHHLAVGFKLLQEENCDIFQNLTKKQRQSLRKMVIDIVLATDMSKHMNLLADLKTMVETKKVTSSGVLLLDNYSDRIQVLQNMVHCADLSNPTKPLQLYRQWTDRIMEEFFRQGDRERERGMEISPMCDKHNASVEKSQVGFIDYIVHPLWETWADLVHPDAQDILDTLEDNREWYQSTIPQSPSPALDDQEEGRQGQTEKFQFELTLEEDGESDTEKDSGSQVEEDTSFSDSKTLCTQDSESTEIPLDEQVGEEVEGEESHTEPCVLEEDHSPDT, translated from the exons ATGCCTGAAGCAAACTATTTACTCTCAGTTTCTTGGGGCTACATAAAG tttaaaagAATGCTCAACAGGGAGTTGACCCACTTATCTGAAATGAGCCGATCAGGCAATCAGGTCTCAGAATATATATCAAACACATTCTTAG ACAAACAACATGAAGTGGAAATCCCTTCTCCAacacagaaagagaaagagaaaaagaagaggcCTATGTCCCAGATCAGCGGAGTGAAAAAACTGATGCACAGCTCTAGTTTAACTAATTCCAGTATCCCCAAATTCGGAGTTAAAACCGAACAAGAAGATGTTCTTGCCAAG GAACTAGAAGATGTGAACAAATGGGGCCTGCATGTTTTCAAAATAGCAGAACTATCTGGAAACAGACCTCTGACAGTCATCATGCATACCATTTTCCAG gAACGGGATttgttaaaaacatttaaaattccaGCAGACACTTTAATAACTTACTTGATGACCCTAGAAGACCATTACCATGCAGATGTGGCATATCACAACAACATACATGCTGCAGATGTCGTTCAGTCTACTCACGTACTGCTATCAACCCCAGCTTTGGAG GCAGTGTTCACAGATCTGGAGATTCTTGCAGCAATTTTTGCCAGTGCAATACATGATGTTGATCACCCTGGGGTTTCAAACCAATTTCTTATCAACACAA ACTCTGAACTTGCCTTGATGTACAATGACTCATCGGTATTGGAGAACCATCATTTAGCTGTGGGTTTCAAGTTGCTACAGGAAGAGAATTGTGACATTTTCCAGAATCTGACCAAAAAACAAAGACAATCACTGAGGAAAATGGTTATTGACATT GTACTTGCAACAGACATGTCTAAACATATGAATCTGTTGGCTGATTTGAAAACTATGGTTGAAACCAAGAAAGTGACAAGTTCTGGGGTTCTACTTCTTGATAATTATTCAGACAGAATTCAG GTTTTACAGAATATGGTACACTGTGCAGATCTAAGCAATCCAACCAAGCCACTCCAGCTCTACCGCCAGTGGACCGACAGAATAATGGAAGAGTTCTTTCGTCAAGGAGACCGGGAAAGAGAGAGGGGCATGGAGATAAGTCCCATGTGTGATAAGCACAATGCATCTGTAGAGAAATCACAG GTGGGGTTTATAGACTACATTGTTCATCCTCTTTGGGAGACCTGGGCAGATCTTGTTCACCCTGATGCCCAGGATATCTTGGACACCCTGGAGGACAATCGAGAATGGTACCAGAGCACAATCCCTCAGAGCCCTTCTCCTGCACTGGATGACCAGGAAGAGGGTCGGCAGGGCCAgactgaaaaattccagtttgaaCTAACATTGGAGGAAGATGGTGAATCAGACACTGAAAAGGACAGTGGAAGTCAAGTGGAAGAAGACACCAGCTTCAGTGACTCCAAGACTCTTTGCACCCAGGACTCAGAATCCACTGAAATTCCCCTTGACGAGCAAGTAGGCGAAGAAGTGGAAGGGGAGGAGAGCCACACAGAACCTTGCGTGCTAGAGGAAGATCATTCTCCTGACACGTAA
- the PDE4D gene encoding 3',5'-cyclic-AMP phosphodiesterase 4D isoform X10 encodes MASNKFKRMLNRELTHLSEMSRSGNQVSEYISNTFLDKQHEVEIPSPTQKEKEKKKRPMSQISGVKKLMHSSSLTNSSIPKFGVKTEQEDVLAKELEDVNKWGLHVFKIAELSGNRPLTVIMHTIFQERDLLKTFKIPADTLITYLMTLEDHYHADVAYHNNIHAADVVQSTHVLLSTPALEAVFTDLEILAAIFASAIHDVDHPGVSNQFLINTNSELALMYNDSSVLENHHLAVGFKLLQEENCDIFQNLTKKQRQSLRKMVIDIVLATDMSKHMNLLADLKTMVETKKVTSSGVLLLDNYSDRIQVLQNMVHCADLSNPTKPLQLYRQWTDRIMEEFFRQGDRERERGMEISPMCDKHNASVEKSQVGFIDYIVHPLWETWADLVHPDAQDILDTLEDNREWYQSTIPQSPSPALDDQEEGRQGQTEKFQFELTLEEDGESDTEKDSGSQVEEDTSFSDSKTLCTQDSESTEIPLDEQVGEEVEGEESHTEPCVLEEDHSPDT; translated from the exons tttaaaagAATGCTCAACAGGGAGTTGACCCACTTATCTGAAATGAGCCGATCAGGCAATCAGGTCTCAGAATATATATCAAACACATTCTTAG ACAAACAACATGAAGTGGAAATCCCTTCTCCAacacagaaagagaaagagaaaaagaagaggcCTATGTCCCAGATCAGCGGAGTGAAAAAACTGATGCACAGCTCTAGTTTAACTAATTCCAGTATCCCCAAATTCGGAGTTAAAACCGAACAAGAAGATGTTCTTGCCAAG GAACTAGAAGATGTGAACAAATGGGGCCTGCATGTTTTCAAAATAGCAGAACTATCTGGAAACAGACCTCTGACAGTCATCATGCATACCATTTTCCAG gAACGGGATttgttaaaaacatttaaaattccaGCAGACACTTTAATAACTTACTTGATGACCCTAGAAGACCATTACCATGCAGATGTGGCATATCACAACAACATACATGCTGCAGATGTCGTTCAGTCTACTCACGTACTGCTATCAACCCCAGCTTTGGAG GCAGTGTTCACAGATCTGGAGATTCTTGCAGCAATTTTTGCCAGTGCAATACATGATGTTGATCACCCTGGGGTTTCAAACCAATTTCTTATCAACACAA ACTCTGAACTTGCCTTGATGTACAATGACTCATCGGTATTGGAGAACCATCATTTAGCTGTGGGTTTCAAGTTGCTACAGGAAGAGAATTGTGACATTTTCCAGAATCTGACCAAAAAACAAAGACAATCACTGAGGAAAATGGTTATTGACATT GTACTTGCAACAGACATGTCTAAACATATGAATCTGTTGGCTGATTTGAAAACTATGGTTGAAACCAAGAAAGTGACAAGTTCTGGGGTTCTACTTCTTGATAATTATTCAGACAGAATTCAG GTTTTACAGAATATGGTACACTGTGCAGATCTAAGCAATCCAACCAAGCCACTCCAGCTCTACCGCCAGTGGACCGACAGAATAATGGAAGAGTTCTTTCGTCAAGGAGACCGGGAAAGAGAGAGGGGCATGGAGATAAGTCCCATGTGTGATAAGCACAATGCATCTGTAGAGAAATCACAG GTGGGGTTTATAGACTACATTGTTCATCCTCTTTGGGAGACCTGGGCAGATCTTGTTCACCCTGATGCCCAGGATATCTTGGACACCCTGGAGGACAATCGAGAATGGTACCAGAGCACAATCCCTCAGAGCCCTTCTCCTGCACTGGATGACCAGGAAGAGGGTCGGCAGGGCCAgactgaaaaattccagtttgaaCTAACATTGGAGGAAGATGGTGAATCAGACACTGAAAAGGACAGTGGAAGTCAAGTGGAAGAAGACACCAGCTTCAGTGACTCCAAGACTCTTTGCACCCAGGACTCAGAATCCACTGAAATTCCCCTTGACGAGCAAGTAGGCGAAGAAGTGGAAGGGGAGGAGAGCCACACAGAACCTTGCGTGCTAGAGGAAGATCATTCTCCTGACACGTAA